The Mucilaginibacter yixingensis genome window below encodes:
- a CDS encoding DUF2461 domain-containing protein yields the protein MIKSETLKFFTALAENNHRDWFMAHKDEFEVVKENITDFAGEVIKSLSKIDPLVDPATDPKKCVMRIYRDIRFSKDKTPYKTWLGIHKFTAGKYTGGIGYYIHIQPGQSFAGGGYWLPEGDHLKAIRQEVDYNADELKAIVDAPDFKSMFGEFRDQEQLKGAPAGYQTDDENISLIKLKSFTAVKSITDKELQQKDLIDTIAAIFEKIYPLNTFLQQAVSTT from the coding sequence ATGATAAAAAGTGAAACGCTTAAATTCTTCACGGCCTTAGCCGAGAATAACCACCGCGACTGGTTCATGGCGCACAAAGACGAGTTTGAAGTTGTCAAAGAAAACATCACCGATTTTGCCGGCGAGGTGATCAAGTCCCTGAGCAAGATAGACCCGCTGGTAGACCCTGCTACCGATCCTAAAAAATGCGTGATGCGCATTTACCGCGATATCCGTTTCAGCAAAGATAAAACCCCATATAAAACCTGGCTGGGCATTCATAAGTTTACCGCTGGTAAGTATACCGGAGGTATTGGCTATTATATCCACATCCAACCCGGGCAATCATTTGCTGGTGGCGGTTACTGGTTGCCCGAGGGCGATCATCTGAAAGCTATCCGTCAGGAAGTAGATTATAATGCCGATGAGCTGAAAGCGATAGTAGACGCGCCCGATTTTAAAAGCATGTTCGGCGAGTTTCGAGATCAGGAGCAACTCAAAGGCGCACCGGCAGGATACCAGACCGATGATGAAAATATAAGCCTGATAAAATTAAAAAGCTTTACCGCCGTTAAGTCAATTACAGATAAAGAGCTTCAGCAGAAGGATTTGATAGATACGATTGCCGCTATCTTTGAAAAAATCTATCCGCTGAACACCTTTTTACAACAAGCAGTTTCAACCACCTGA
- a CDS encoding OmpA family protein has translation MKIKSLLFVVIAAAALQSCVVMSPKKYKALVAQRDSLSTRTNDLEAERSRLQSDTARLHREMADLQKSYNELNGNLTAANKNIDALNNKYDSKVSQLSGDLQKREARLKEVEDALRKRDEATNALRDKLQKALLGFQQSGLSVDIRNGKVYVSLADKLLFPSGSIVIDEKGKQALKQLAIVLNKETEINIAVEGHTDNKKVINLGQIKDNWDLSVLRATSVTRYLTETEKVSPERLTATGKSQYQPIDPGTAPEALAKNRRIEIVLSPKLDELYNLITK, from the coding sequence ATGAAAATTAAGTCCTTATTATTTGTTGTTATTGCGGCCGCCGCCCTGCAATCGTGCGTGGTAATGTCGCCAAAGAAATACAAAGCCCTGGTTGCCCAGCGCGATTCACTGTCAACCCGCACTAACGATCTGGAGGCCGAACGCTCGCGCCTGCAAAGCGATACCGCTCGCCTGCACCGCGAAATGGCCGATCTGCAGAAAAGCTACAACGAGCTTAACGGCAACCTGACCGCCGCCAACAAAAACATAGACGCGCTGAACAATAAATACGATAGCAAAGTAAGTCAGCTATCTGGCGACCTGCAAAAACGTGAGGCCCGCCTGAAAGAGGTAGAAGACGCGCTGCGTAAACGCGATGAAGCTACGAACGCGTTAAGAGATAAACTGCAAAAAGCACTTCTGGGCTTCCAGCAAAGTGGTTTATCGGTTGATATCCGTAACGGTAAAGTGTACGTATCGCTTGCTGATAAGCTGTTATTCCCGTCAGGCAGTATTGTGATTGACGAGAAGGGCAAGCAGGCGTTGAAGCAGTTGGCTATTGTGCTGAACAAAGAAACCGAAATTAACATAGCTGTTGAAGGCCATACCGATAACAAAAAGGTAATTAACCTGGGCCAGATCAAAGATAACTGGGACCTGAGCGTACTGCGCGCTACATCAGTAACCCGTTATTTGACCGAGACTGAGAAAGTATCGCCAGAGCGCCTGACTGCTACCGGTAAAAGCCAGTACCAGCCGATTGACCCGGGTACCGCCCCAGAAGCGCTGGCCAAAAACCGCCGCATTGAAATTGTGCTGAGTCCGAAACTGGATGAGCTGTACAATTTGATAACAAAGTAA
- a CDS encoding DUF983 domain-containing protein has product MAQTSQWKAMSQGRCPRCRRGRMFMGPAYTIGGNKMHEHCPHCGLTFEIEPGYFYAAMYVSYAFNVAEAVAMAIATSVLSGGSDSPWLYLGVILVGCLLLAPFNYRYSRIVLLYWLSPKIHYQPYLDTDDKK; this is encoded by the coding sequence ATGGCTCAAACTTCGCAATGGAAAGCAATGTCGCAGGGGCGGTGCCCGCGATGCCGTCGCGGACGCATGTTTATGGGGCCTGCCTATACCATTGGCGGCAATAAGATGCACGAGCACTGCCCGCATTGCGGCTTGACTTTTGAGATTGAGCCAGGCTACTTTTATGCTGCCATGTATGTGAGCTATGCATTCAACGTGGCCGAGGCGGTAGCAATGGCCATTGCTACCTCGGTATTGAGCGGAGGGTCAGATTCCCCGTGGTTGTATCTGGGTGTAATTTTAGTGGGATGTCTTTTGTTAGCGCCATTTAATTACAGATATTCGCGTATAGTGTTATTGTATTGGCTGTCGCCCAAGATACATTACCAACCCTACCTGGATACCGATGATAAAAAGTGA